From the Clostridium putrefaciens genome, one window contains:
- a CDS encoding RNA-guided endonuclease InsQ/TnpB family protein, giving the protein MILGKKVSLYPTEKQEQKLWQSVGTARFIYNWTLAKQEGNYKNGGKFISDNDLRKEITILKQDDLNWLNGVSNNVAKQAVKDGCEAYKKFFKGLSDRPRFKSRRKAKPSFYNDTSKLKVKESSVLIEKVGWMDIKKDSIPMNCKYTNPRIGLDGKYWFISVGLEKENPTLELTKESIGIDVGIKDLAICSNGMTYKNINKTKAVKKLKKTLKRKQRQCSNKYEKNKKGKEFVKTKNIAKLEKQVRLLHRRLANIRVNHLHQATKKIVKTKPSRVVMETLNIKGMMKNKHLSKAVAEQCLYEFKRQRQYKCEFYGIEFVEVDKWYPSSKTCSGCGNVKAKLSLSERTYICENCGCIIDRDYNASINLSRYSE; this is encoded by the coding sequence ATGATACTGGGAAAGAAAGTTAGTCTATATCCAACTGAGAAGCAAGAACAAAAGTTATGGCAATCAGTAGGTACTGCAAGGTTTATTTATAATTGGACACTTGCAAAGCAAGAAGGGAACTATAAAAATGGTGGGAAGTTTATATCTGATAATGATTTAAGAAAAGAAATAACAATACTTAAACAAGATGATTTAAACTGGCTAAATGGAGTATCAAACAATGTGGCTAAACAAGCTGTTAAAGATGGTTGCGAAGCATATAAGAAGTTTTTTAAAGGATTATCAGATAGACCAAGATTTAAAAGTAGAAGAAAAGCTAAACCATCATTTTATAATGATACATCAAAACTTAAAGTTAAGGAAAGTTCAGTATTAATTGAAAAAGTAGGTTGGATGGATATAAAGAAAGATTCAATACCTATGAATTGTAAATACACTAATCCAAGGATAGGTCTTGATGGGAAGTACTGGTTCATATCAGTTGGTTTAGAAAAGGAAAATCCAACGCTAGAGTTAACTAAAGAGAGCATAGGCATTGATGTTGGAATAAAAGATTTAGCTATATGCTCCAATGGAATGACTTATAAAAATATCAATAAAACAAAAGCAGTTAAAAAGTTAAAAAAGACTTTGAAAAGAAAACAAAGACAATGTTCAAATAAGTATGAGAAAAATAAAAAAGGAAAGGAGTTTGTTAAAACCAAGAACATTGCAAAACTTGAAAAGCAAGTAAGATTACTTCATAGGAGATTAGCCAATATAAGAGTTAATCACCTACACCAAGCTACTAAGAAGATAGTGAAAACCAAGCCATCAAGGGTAGTTATGGAAACACTTAATATTAAAGGTATGATGAAAAATAAACATTTATCAAAAGCTGTTGCAGAGCAATGCTTATATGAATTTAAAAGGCAAAGGCAATATAAATGTGAGTTTTATGGAATAGAATTTGTTGAAGTTGATAAATGGTATCCATCATCGAAGACTTGTAGTGGGTGTGGAAATGTAAAAGCTAAACTTTCACTATCAGAAAGAACTTATATCTGTGAGAATTGTGGCTGTATTATAGATAGAGATTATAATGCAAGTATAAATCTTAGTAGATATTCAGAATAA
- a CDS encoding IS607 family transposase, which yields MKYYSIGEFSKLIGKASQTLRDWDKKGEFKPHHVSPSGYRYYSQEQLNHFLGIKGIETKTKKVIGYCRVSSHKQNNDLARQIENVKTYMIAKGYQFEIIQDIGSGINYNKKGLNQLIDMITNSEVEKVVILYKDRLLRFGFEIIENLCNKYGTTIEIIDNTENTEEQKLVEDLIQIVTVFGCRLQGKRANKAKEMIKELLKDDTGKES from the coding sequence ATGAAATATTATTCTATTGGGGAGTTTTCAAAATTAATAGGAAAAGCCTCACAGACTTTAAGAGATTGGGATAAAAAAGGTGAATTCAAGCCACATCATGTTTCACCAAGTGGATATAGATACTATTCACAAGAGCAACTTAATCATTTTTTAGGAATCAAAGGCATTGAAACTAAAACTAAAAAAGTAATTGGATATTGTAGAGTTAGCTCCCACAAACAAAATAATGATTTAGCAAGACAGATAGAAAATGTTAAAACATATATGATTGCTAAAGGTTATCAATTCGAAATAATACAAGACATAGGAAGTGGGATAAACTACAACAAAAAAGGATTAAATCAACTAATAGATATGATAACTAATTCAGAAGTTGAAAAAGTAGTAATTTTATATAAAGATAGATTGTTAAGATTTGGTTTTGAAATTATAGAAAATCTGTGTAACAAGTATGGGACTACTATTGAAATAATAGATAATACTGAAAACACAGAAGAGCAGAAATTAGTTGAGGATTTAATTCAAATTGTTACAGTATTTGGTTGTAGACTTCAAGGCAAGAGAGCAAATAAAGCTAAGGAAATGATTAAGGAGCTGCTTAAAGATGATACTGGGAAAGAAAGTTAG
- a CDS encoding S8 family serine peptidase, with product MKGKNKFKRIKLFFPILLSLTLILGCLPTVGQARTMSELEPLDNVNEYLNKIDSKVKKQLENDDDLVEVLIYLKDRVSINEIEEISKSQGDYSTNYENEVSKRKTVINTLKEKAETTQSSVVSYLSSEKLSGSVEKIQSFYIANIVYVKANKEVIEEIAKRDDVEKIYFNDIIELEEPIKGVDLDTVTDVAEDEIEWNIKRVEAPKVWEKFKIDGTGVVVGVLDSGVDWTNPALKEKWRGYDKETETVVNPKESWYDPMTNSELPWDNVGVPHGSHCTGTILGQESNGDNTIGVAPGAKWIAAKAFTDKGGQQLHLLAGAQWFLAPGGKAEKAPNIINNSWGGSAGVDPWFKDVIAAWRSAGILPVFAAGNQKSGEPKPWPGSIQNPSNLPGSFAVAAIDVNNKRGDFSKLGPSPWDPKMIKPEISAPGVNIRSSVVGGYESGWNGTSMAAPHVSGIAALMKSADFSLTVDQIETIIKETATKLTDNEYTESPNMGYGFGLINAYDTVSKVLGVGTGTIEGQVLISGEDKVAPTVIHEKLPQVFVGLDATVIAEIKDNVSVTEAKLLVKNDDMSDWKQIDMKLKDGNSVKGTYEAIIPGDLVIKTGVDYKILAKDFGNNTFTTDVYKLSVMFGIKPDKYSNDFETDIKGFNLSGDFQWGAPTSFMGPKALSGTKVIGTKLSDTGVTENIVSEVVLPSLDLRDTNLKSASLRISEWNDISSVHSAKMLISTDEGTTWEELRRVSGRDREWHEVYVDLKPYIGSKNPVKIKFEFSTISKSNGYSVGWYFDNLRLFGEDKTAPSIPKNVKLESGKTGVSLSWDKVNEADLKQYNVYRSEIAGGPYTKIKTTTNTFYIDDDVKTGKYYYGITSSDFAGNESDYSKEAEIDYKEIEKIFYENFEKGNGGFTTGILRELGKENDWEWGVPTSGPKSSLTGTNVWATNLMGNYSYEHSGYLDTPSISLPDDDESVLSVDKDNGNHKFVEGFLPADAVVTILETGRSVKTDLTTGGFAITHAGNKEGENYTLRAVSYGYYPKEMKVSLKEGETITEIIKLDAINKGNIKGKVIDKATNAAVASAKVKVLEDSNIESVMTDEEGNFTINGVFAGDYTLRVMSKDFYTENINVIVEGEKDNLVNVDMKRFIGVEDEIAYDDGTKENSTVFVNAGVGFGVRFTPKSYGRVKAANIFFVDDHKKALGNKIGISIAYIDKKGKINEVGDLKEITIERGKWNKIDLLEYDFATDKDFYIVTKQLYEGSQSPAIGIDKDSTENSRSYVYTGGLTPIADYKIDGGMMIRAIMDYEVEVQKEEVNTPNITNLKELTYTNKDNITLEGNMNIDGKVNVFVNDEKVTTLDTENKMFSANIKVKEGENNITINGEADGKTSKMSSIIKVIGDTTSPEVTIEVPVDSDLINKATIEIIGNAKDDNLKNVTVNEKEVIVDEKGNFNISIPAVSGENIITAIATDLAENQTTVTKKVNVVNATVTTPEITNLKEVNYINKDSVTLEGKMNVEGNVSVFINDEKVTTVETKDKLFKVNLDLKEEINIITISGEENGVTTKMSEKVKVIVDKTSPEVTVEVPKDMEIVNKDSIEVTGNAKDSNLDTVTVNEEEVYLDEDGNFKIILPVVIGENTITVVATDLAGNETVVVEKVNIINTTVTTPEITNLKEINYINKNSITLEGKMNVDGKVNVFVNDKNVATVDTKNELFKVNLDLKEEINIITINGEENGVTTEMSEKVKVIVDTTSPEVTVEVPKDMDLVNKDSIEVTGTVKDSNLDKVTVNGNEVEIDKDGNFKITLKVLEGENTITVIATDLAGNETTVTKEVTITKEPVVKDPKDENPKDGDPKDETPKVDTPKVDVPKTETPKTSKAKLVKTGSLVNTSSMMLLGISLIISGYIFMKKSKK from the coding sequence ATGAAGGGTAAGAATAAATTTAAAAGAATCAAGTTATTTTTTCCGATATTACTATCTTTAACACTTATACTTGGGTGTTTACCTACTGTAGGACAAGCTAGGACCATGTCTGAATTAGAACCTTTAGATAACGTTAATGAATATTTAAACAAAATTGATTCAAAGGTAAAGAAACAATTAGAAAATGATGATGATTTAGTTGAGGTATTGATATATTTAAAAGATAGGGTTTCTATTAATGAAATAGAAGAGATTTCAAAATCACAGGGGGACTATAGTACTAACTATGAAAATGAAGTTTCCAAAAGAAAAACTGTGATAAATACTTTAAAGGAAAAGGCTGAGACAACTCAAAGCTCAGTAGTTTCATATTTATCTAGTGAAAAGTTAAGTGGAAGTGTAGAAAAGATCCAATCTTTTTATATTGCAAATATTGTATACGTTAAAGCAAATAAAGAGGTAATAGAAGAAATTGCAAAAAGAGATGATGTAGAGAAGATTTATTTTAATGACATTATAGAATTAGAAGAGCCTATAAAAGGTGTAGATTTAGATACAGTAACTGATGTTGCAGAAGACGAAATTGAATGGAATATAAAAAGGGTGGAAGCACCAAAGGTTTGGGAAAAATTCAAAATAGATGGTACAGGAGTTGTGGTAGGAGTTTTAGATTCTGGGGTTGATTGGACAAACCCAGCTCTAAAGGAAAAATGGAGAGGGTATGATAAGGAAACAGAAACTGTTGTTAATCCAAAGGAAAGTTGGTATGATCCAATGACTAACTCAGAGCTTCCTTGGGATAACGTAGGTGTTCCGCACGGTAGCCATTGCACAGGAACAATACTTGGACAAGAGTCAAATGGAGATAATACAATAGGTGTAGCACCGGGAGCAAAATGGATAGCAGCAAAGGCATTTACAGATAAGGGAGGACAACAACTCCACTTATTAGCGGGGGCTCAGTGGTTTCTTGCACCTGGTGGAAAGGCAGAAAAGGCTCCAAATATAATAAATAATTCTTGGGGTGGATCAGCAGGAGTAGATCCTTGGTTTAAAGATGTAATAGCAGCATGGAGATCAGCTGGTATATTGCCAGTTTTCGCAGCAGGAAATCAAAAATCAGGAGAACCTAAGCCTTGGCCTGGTTCAATTCAAAACCCATCAAATTTACCAGGAAGTTTTGCAGTAGCGGCTATTGATGTTAATAATAAAAGAGGTGATTTCTCAAAGCTTGGACCTTCACCTTGGGATCCTAAGATGATTAAGCCAGAAATATCTGCTCCTGGGGTAAATATTCGTTCTTCTGTTGTGGGAGGCTATGAAAGTGGATGGAATGGTACTTCTATGGCGGCTCCACACGTATCAGGTATAGCTGCTTTAATGAAGTCAGCAGACTTTTCTTTAACAGTGGATCAAATAGAAACTATAATTAAAGAAACAGCAACAAAATTAACAGATAATGAATATACAGAGTCTCCGAATATGGGATATGGATTTGGATTAATTAATGCATATGACACAGTATCAAAGGTTTTAGGTGTAGGTACTGGAACCATAGAAGGTCAGGTTTTAATTTCGGGGGAAGACAAGGTAGCTCCAACAGTAATTCATGAGAAGTTACCACAAGTGTTTGTAGGATTAGATGCAACTGTAATAGCAGAGATAAAAGACAATGTTTCTGTAACTGAGGCTAAGTTATTAGTTAAAAATGATGACATGAGTGACTGGAAACAGATAGATATGAAACTTAAAGATGGAAATTCAGTAAAAGGCACTTATGAGGCTATAATTCCTGGAGATTTAGTTATTAAAACTGGTGTAGATTATAAAATTTTAGCTAAAGATTTTGGGAATAATACTTTCACAACTGATGTATATAAACTTAGTGTAATGTTTGGAATAAAGCCAGATAAATATAGTAATGACTTTGAAACTGATATTAAAGGATTTAATTTGTCCGGTGACTTTCAGTGGGGAGCTCCTACATCCTTTATGGGTCCTAAAGCCTTAAGTGGAACAAAGGTAATAGGTACAAAGTTAAGTGACACTGGTGTTACAGAAAATATAGTTAGTGAAGTAGTGTTACCATCTCTTGATTTAAGAGATACAAATCTAAAGTCAGCTAGCTTAAGGATATCAGAATGGAATGATATATCAAGCGTTCATAGTGCTAAAATGCTTATATCAACTGACGAAGGTACCACATGGGAAGAATTAAGAAGAGTATCCGGTAGAGATAGGGAGTGGCATGAGGTTTATGTAGACCTTAAACCATATATAGGAAGTAAAAACCCAGTAAAAATAAAATTTGAATTTTCTACTATATCAAAAAGTAATGGATATAGTGTAGGTTGGTATTTCGATAATTTAAGACTCTTTGGAGAGGATAAAACTGCTCCAAGTATTCCGAAAAATGTTAAATTAGAGAGTGGTAAAACAGGGGTATCATTAAGCTGGGACAAGGTTAATGAAGCTGATTTAAAGCAATATAATGTATATCGTTCAGAGATAGCAGGCGGACCTTACACAAAGATTAAAACTACAACAAATACATTTTATATAGATGATGATGTAAAAACAGGAAAGTATTATTATGGTATTACATCTAGTGATTTTGCTGGAAATGAAAGTGATTATTCTAAAGAGGCAGAAATTGATTATAAAGAGATAGAAAAGATATTTTACGAAAACTTTGAAAAAGGTAATGGAGGATTTACAACAGGGATTTTACGAGAACTTGGTAAAGAGAATGATTGGGAGTGGGGAGTACCAACTTCAGGACCGAAATCTTCATTAACTGGAACAAATGTATGGGCTACTAATCTTATGGGAAATTACTCCTACGAACATTCAGGGTATTTAGATACACCATCCATAAGTCTTCCAGATGATGATGAATCAGTTTTATCTGTGGATAAAGATAATGGAAATCATAAGTTTGTGGAAGGTTTCTTACCCGCAGATGCAGTTGTTACAATTTTAGAAACTGGAAGAAGTGTAAAGACAGACCTTACAACTGGCGGATTTGCTATTACCCATGCTGGAAATAAAGAAGGAGAAAACTATACACTAAGAGCAGTTTCTTACGGTTATTATCCAAAGGAAATGAAGGTATCTCTTAAAGAGGGAGAAACTATAACAGAAATAATTAAGCTAGATGCTATTAACAAGGGAAATATTAAAGGAAAGGTAATAGATAAAGCTACTAATGCAGCAGTTGCCAGTGCCAAAGTGAAGGTACTTGAAGATTCAAATATTGAAAGTGTTATGACAGATGAAGAAGGTAACTTTACTATAAATGGAGTATTTGCAGGAGATTATACCTTAAGGGTAATGAGTAAAGACTTCTATACAGAAAATATTAATGTAATTGTAGAAGGCGAAAAAGATAATTTAGTAAATGTAGATATGAAAAGGTTTATTGGTGTTGAAGATGAAATAGCCTATGATGATGGCACAAAAGAAAACTCAACAGTATTTGTTAATGCTGGAGTAGGTTTTGGTGTTAGATTTACTCCAAAATCTTATGGTAGGGTTAAGGCAGCTAATATTTTCTTTGTAGATGATCATAAAAAGGCACTAGGAAATAAAATCGGGATATCAATAGCATATATTGATAAAAAAGGAAAGATAAATGAAGTAGGGGACTTAAAAGAGATAACCATAGAAAGAGGTAAGTGGAATAAGATAGACCTCTTAGAATATGATTTTGCTACAGATAAAGACTTTTATATAGTGACAAAGCAGTTGTATGAAGGGTCACAATCCCCAGCTATAGGTATCGATAAAGATAGCACAGAAAATTCTAGATCCTATGTATATACTGGTGGGCTTACACCTATTGCAGATTATAAAATTGACGGTGGCATGATGATTAGAGCTATTATGGACTATGAAGTAGAGGTACAAAAAGAAGAGGTGAACACTCCAAATATAACTAATCTTAAGGAATTAACCTATACAAATAAAGATAATATAACCCTTGAAGGTAATATGAATATCGATGGAAAAGTAAATGTATTTGTAAATGATGAAAAAGTTACAACCCTTGATACTGAAAACAAAATGTTTAGTGCAAATATAAAAGTTAAAGAAGGTGAAAATAATATCACAATAAATGGTGAAGCAGATGGAAAAACCTCAAAGATGTCATCAATAATTAAAGTAATAGGGGACACCACATCACCAGAGGTTACAATAGAAGTACCTGTAGATAGTGATTTAATTAATAAGGCTACTATTGAAATTATAGGTAATGCAAAGGATGATAATCTTAAAAATGTAACAGTTAATGAAAAGGAAGTTATTGTAGATGAAAAGGGTAATTTTAATATAAGTATACCAGCAGTAAGTGGTGAAAATATAATTACAGCTATAGCTACAGATCTTGCAGAAAATCAAACTACAGTAACAAAGAAGGTTAATGTGGTAAATGCTACAGTAACAACACCTGAAATTACAAATTTAAAAGAAGTAAATTATATAAATAAAGATAGTGTGACACTTGAAGGTAAAATGAATGTAGAGGGAAATGTAAGTGTATTTATAAATGACGAAAAGGTAACAACAGTTGAGACTAAAGATAAGCTATTTAAAGTAAATTTAGATCTTAAAGAAGAGATAAATATTATAACAATAAGTGGCGAAGAAAATGGAGTTACAACTAAAATGTCTGAAAAGGTTAAAGTAATAGTAGATAAAACATCACCAGAAGTTACAGTAGAAGTGCCAAAAGATATGGAAATTGTAAATAAAGATTCTATTGAAGTTACAGGTAATGCAAAGGATAGTAACTTAGATACGGTTACAGTTAATGAAGAAGAAGTCTATTTAGATGAAGATGGTAACTTTAAAATAATCCTACCAGTTGTAATTGGTGAAAATACTATTACAGTGGTAGCTACGGATCTTGCAGGAAATGAAACTGTAGTGGTAGAAAAGGTTAATATAATAAATACTACAGTGACCACACCTGAAATAACAAACTTAAAGGAAATAAACTATATAAATAAAAATAGCATAACCCTTGAAGGTAAGATGAATGTAGATGGAAAAGTTAATGTATTTGTAAATGACAAAAATGTAGCAACAGTTGATACTAAGAATGAGCTATTTAAAGTAAATTTAGATCTTAAAGAAGAGATAAATATCATTACGATAAATGGCGAAGAAAACGGAGTTACAACTGAAATGTCTGAAAAGGTTAAAGTAATAGTTGACACTACATCACCAGAAGTTACAGTAGAAGTGCCAAAGGATATGGATCTAGTAAATAAAGATTCTATTGAAGTTACAGGTACTGTAAAAGATAGTAACCTAGACAAGGTAACAGTTAATGGAAATGAAGTAGAGATAGATAAGGATGGTAACTTTAAGATAACCCTTAAAGTATTAGAAGGTGAAAATACCATTACAGTAATTGCTACGGATCTTGCAGGAAACGAAACTACAGTAACAAAGGAAGTTACTATAACAAAAGAACCAGTAGTAAAAGATCCAAAAGATGAGAATCCAAAAGATGGAGACCCAAAAGACGAGACCCCAAAAGTTGATACTCCAAAGGTTGATGTTCCAAAAACTGAAACACCAAAAACTTCAAAAGCTAAACTTGTAAAGACAGGAAGTTTAGTGAATACATCATCTATGATGTTATTAGGTATTAGCTTAATTATTAGTGGATATATTTTTATGAAAAAATCAAAGAAATAG
- a CDS encoding type I restriction-modification system subunit M has translation MEKTTQEQINGTLWRAADTFRGKIDSSLYKDYILVMLFIKYLSDVYKEHYEEYAKKYNGDETRIERALSRERFTLDQKSTFDYLYENRNSVEVGDIINKSLEHIEESNKSKLRGVFRNIDFNSEIILGKTNERNAMLRTLLNDFNRLNLRPNMIEGNDVIGDAYEYMIAKFASDAGKKGGEFFTPSMVSELLSRLVKPEENDRIYDPTCGSGSLLIRAFKKVPGRKAQIYGQERNGQTQALCKMNMFLHGIDDAKIESGDTLANPLHLEDGKLMKFQVVVANPPFSLDKWAMGFAGAEADEKKFKMEPALDQYRRFDWGVPPSSKGDFAFVQHMLHSLAEDGRMGVVLPHGVLFRGASEGKIRKQILEMNLLDAVIGLPQNLFFGTGIPAVVLIFKKSRNRNNVLFIDASGEGHYEKGKNQNKLREEDLKQIEMAYEAYKTIDKYSYVATLEEIKENDCNLNIPRYVDTFEAEEMVDMDEVANNIANIKAELEDVEKQMAKYLEELGL, from the coding sequence ATGGAAAAAACAACACAAGAACAAATTAATGGAACGTTATGGAGAGCAGCAGATACATTTAGAGGTAAGATAGACTCTTCATTATATAAGGATTATATTCTAGTAATGTTATTTATTAAATATTTAAGTGATGTATATAAAGAACATTATGAAGAATATGCTAAAAAGTACAATGGTGATGAAACAAGAATTGAAAGAGCTTTAAGTAGGGAAAGATTTACCCTAGATCAAAAATCCACTTTCGATTATTTATATGAAAATAGAAATTCAGTGGAAGTTGGTGACATAATAAATAAGTCACTAGAACATATAGAGGAATCTAATAAATCAAAACTAAGAGGCGTATTTAGAAATATAGATTTTAACTCAGAAATTATACTAGGTAAAACTAATGAAAGAAATGCAATGTTACGAACTTTATTAAATGATTTTAATAGGTTGAATTTAAGACCTAACATGATAGAAGGTAATGACGTTATTGGTGATGCCTACGAGTATATGATAGCTAAGTTTGCATCAGATGCAGGTAAGAAAGGTGGGGAATTTTTTACCCCCTCAATGGTTTCAGAATTATTATCTAGATTAGTTAAACCGGAAGAAAATGATAGAATATATGATCCAACTTGTGGTTCAGGTTCATTACTTATAAGGGCATTTAAAAAGGTACCCGGTAGAAAAGCACAAATATATGGTCAAGAAAGAAATGGTCAAACACAAGCACTTTGTAAGATGAATATGTTCCTACATGGAATAGATGATGCAAAAATTGAAAGTGGGGATACATTAGCAAATCCACTTCATTTAGAAGATGGAAAGTTAATGAAGTTCCAAGTAGTCGTAGCAAATCCACCATTTTCATTAGATAAATGGGCAATGGGCTTTGCAGGAGCAGAAGCAGATGAGAAGAAATTTAAAATGGAACCTGCTTTGGATCAATATAGAAGATTTGATTGGGGAGTACCTCCTTCAAGTAAGGGTGACTTTGCATTTGTACAGCATATGTTACATTCCTTAGCAGAAGATGGAAGGATGGGAGTAGTTTTACCTCATGGAGTATTATTTAGAGGAGCAAGTGAGGGAAAGATAAGAAAGCAAATATTAGAAATGAATCTTTTAGATGCAGTGATAGGATTACCACAAAATTTATTCTTTGGAACAGGTATACCAGCAGTAGTTTTAATATTTAAAAAAAGTAGAAATAGAAATAATGTACTATTTATAGATGCTTCAGGTGAAGGACACTATGAAAAGGGTAAAAATCAAAATAAATTAAGAGAAGAAGATCTAAAACAAATAGAGATGGCTTATGAAGCTTATAAAACAATAGATAAGTATAGCTATGTAGCTACTTTAGAAGAAATAAAGGAAAATGATTGCAACCTAAATATACCAAGATATGTAGATACCTTTGAAGCAGAAGAAATGGTAGATATGGATGAAGTGGCAAATAATATAGCTAATATTAAGGCAGAATTAGAGGATGTTGAAAAACAAATGGCAAAGTATTTAGAAGAGCTTGGGCTATAG
- a CDS encoding restriction endonuclease subunit S produces the protein MKLNEIADISTGLVLSRKRSLTNKEFGYKLLTLKSFNENGYIEDEFLDDFFSEENMKDQYLTKEGDIIVRLSAPNTAVYVEKGQEAIVIPSLFVIIRSSSDDILSKFLNIYLNSPMCKRQLAGDIIGSVLSIVKTSSFKEINVPKYSKDQQQNIINLNELVLKEKRLLNQLLDEKEKYHRAIMNKMFS, from the coding sequence TTGAAACTTAATGAAATTGCTGATATAAGCACAGGACTTGTATTATCTAGAAAAAGGTCTTTAACTAATAAGGAGTTTGGATACAAACTCCTTACCTTAAAAAGTTTTAATGAAAATGGGTATATTGAAGATGAGTTTTTAGATGACTTTTTTAGTGAAGAAAATATGAAAGATCAATACTTAACAAAAGAAGGAGATATTATAGTAAGGTTAAGTGCTCCCAATACTGCGGTATATGTTGAAAAAGGTCAAGAAGCCATTGTAATACCATCACTATTTGTAATTATTAGAAGTTCATCTGATGATATACTTTCTAAATTTTTAAACATATATCTAAATTCACCAATGTGTAAAAGACAACTTGCAGGAGATATAATAGGTAGTGTTTTATCAATAGTTAAAACCAGTAGTTTTAAAGAAATTAATGTACCTAAATATTCAAAAGATCAGCAACAAAACATTATTAATTTAAATGAGTTAGTACTAAAAGAAAAAAGATTATTAAATCAATTATTAGATGAAAAAGAAAAATACCACAGAGCTATTATGAATAAAATGTTTAGTTAA
- a CDS encoding tetratricopeptide repeat-containing glycosyltransferase family 2 protein, which produces MITISLCMIVKDEEEVIGRCLNSIKDIVDEIIIVDTGSTDNTKEIIKEYTDKVFDFKWIDDFSKARNYSFSMATKDFVLWLDADDVLLQKDRDKFKKLKQNLDNKVDAVMMKYNVGFDEGGNVTLSYFRERLSKRVNNNQWMEPVHEYLNVGGNIINSDICITHKKERKPAGGRNLLIYEKNIAKGINLTTRGLYYYARELFYNGRYDEAIIYFKRFLNTEAGWIEDNINACYNLSNCYQNKKDKKNRLNILLKSFEYDIPRPEGCCKIGDYYLDDKNYEKAIFWYKLALELEKPVDSLGFISHDYFGYIPCIQLCVCYDKLGNTKEAIKYNDKAAEYKPNDSSVVYNKSYFKSIGEE; this is translated from the coding sequence ATGATAACTATAAGTTTGTGTATGATTGTAAAAGATGAGGAAGAAGTTATAGGTAGATGCTTAAATTCTATAAAAGATATAGTTGATGAAATAATAATAGTAGATACTGGATCCACTGATAATACAAAAGAAATTATCAAAGAATATACAGACAAGGTATTTGATTTTAAGTGGATTGATGATTTTTCTAAGGCAAGAAATTATTCATTTTCTATGGCCACAAAAGATTTCGTACTGTGGTTAGACGCGGATGATGTTCTTCTTCAAAAAGACAGGGATAAATTTAAAAAGCTTAAACAAAATTTAGATAATAAAGTTGACGCAGTAATGATGAAATATAATGTGGGGTTTGATGAAGGTGGTAATGTTACCTTATCATATTTTAGGGAACGTTTATCTAAGAGGGTAAATAATAATCAATGGATGGAACCTGTTCATGAGTATTTAAATGTAGGTGGAAATATAATAAATTCTGATATTTGTATAACCCATAAAAAAGAGAGGAAACCTGCAGGAGGTAGAAATTTATTAATTTATGAAAAAAATATAGCTAAAGGTATAAATTTAACCACTAGAGGGCTTTACTACTATGCTAGAGAATTATTTTATAATGGTAGGTATGATGAGGCGATAATATATTTTAAAAGGTTTTTAAATACTGAAGCAGGATGGATAGAAGATAATATAAATGCTTGTTATAACCTTTCTAATTGTTATCAGAATAAGAAAGATAAAAAGAACAGGCTAAATATTTTATTAAAGAGCTTTGAATACGATATTCCAAGACCTGAAGGGTGTTGTAAGATTGGAGATTATTATTTAGATGATAAAAATTATGAAAAGGCAATATTCTGGTATAAGTTAGCTCTAGAATTAGAAAAACCTGTTGATAGCTTAGGATTCATATCCCATGATTATTTTGGATATATTCCATGTATACAATTATGTGTATGTTACGATAAACTTGGAAATACAAAGGAAGCTATAAAATATAATGATAAGGCCGCAGAGTACAAGCCAAATGACTCTTCTGTAGTATATAATAAAAGTTATTTTAAAAGTATAGGTGAGGAATAA